The following coding sequences lie in one Streptomyces albofaciens JCM 4342 genomic window:
- a CDS encoding TOMM precursor leader peptide-binding protein: MTAQRASAAEALQGALRELHAPAGHPAAPPVVATLGVYDVLDEAHDPEAATRPVATVHLGPAHAVVGPFRAQPTDPCGHCLALRWQRLRPEYERQALELGTGTEAVGAWPLLLPTAVEALWQLYLAAGAAELPADRRLGAAWVWALELETLHIRRFPLVPDPMCPGCGGEGTEPRTRELPAAPKPAPDTYRARTTDSFALPEDALVNPVCGILGPRTFHTITSPTTAPVTGRVMIKGHYGLAEMTFSGQDNSFRTSRDLAFFEGLERYAGIARRHRAAPLLAAYDDIRDQALDPRTCGVYSDLTYELDDACDPFDPARPIPWVWGRDLTHGRDVLVPRRLVYYGGETSDDNFVFDSSNGCASGGTLAEAILFGLLELIERDSFVLGWYGGATLTEIDVSTVADPELRMMLDRAALQGYDVHLFDNRIDLPVPAVTGLAVRRDRGPGTLSFAAAASLDPHAAVRGAVSEILTYLPELPRRFRDREEEVRAMPADYFRVRQLRDHPALFSLPEMLPHVERYTSAARTLPFAEVYADWQRARPRTTDVRADVALVTDALAAAGHEVVVVEQTSPEQRGLGVHTVATIVPGLLPLDFGWARQRARHMPRMFSAYRRAGLRDTDLTPADLIPIPHPFP, from the coding sequence ATGACCGCCCAGCGGGCGAGCGCCGCCGAGGCACTCCAGGGCGCCCTGCGGGAGCTGCACGCCCCGGCGGGCCATCCGGCCGCACCGCCGGTGGTCGCCACCCTCGGGGTGTACGACGTGCTCGATGAAGCGCATGATCCCGAAGCCGCCACCCGCCCCGTCGCGACCGTCCACCTGGGCCCCGCCCACGCGGTCGTCGGCCCGTTCCGGGCGCAGCCGACGGACCCGTGCGGTCACTGCCTGGCCCTGCGCTGGCAGCGGCTGCGCCCCGAGTACGAACGCCAGGCGCTCGAACTCGGCACGGGCACCGAGGCGGTGGGCGCGTGGCCGCTGCTGCTGCCGACCGCCGTGGAGGCCCTGTGGCAGCTGTACCTGGCGGCCGGCGCCGCGGAGCTTCCCGCCGACCGGCGCCTGGGCGCGGCCTGGGTGTGGGCGCTGGAGCTGGAGACGCTGCACATCCGCCGGTTCCCGCTGGTCCCGGACCCGATGTGCCCCGGTTGCGGTGGCGAAGGAACGGAGCCCCGTACCCGGGAACTGCCCGCAGCCCCCAAGCCGGCACCCGACACCTACCGGGCGCGGACCACGGACAGCTTCGCGCTGCCCGAGGACGCCCTGGTGAACCCCGTCTGCGGCATCCTCGGCCCGCGCACCTTCCACACCATCACCTCACCGACCACCGCACCGGTCACCGGCCGGGTGATGATCAAGGGCCATTACGGGCTCGCGGAGATGACCTTCAGCGGGCAGGACAACTCCTTCCGGACCAGCCGCGACCTGGCCTTCTTCGAAGGCCTCGAACGGTACGCGGGCATCGCCCGGCGGCACCGCGCGGCCCCGCTGCTCGCCGCCTACGACGACATCCGCGACCAGGCCCTGGATCCGCGCACCTGCGGCGTGTACTCCGACCTGACCTACGAACTGGACGACGCCTGCGACCCGTTCGACCCGGCCAGGCCGATCCCCTGGGTGTGGGGCCGGGACCTGACCCACGGCCGGGACGTCCTGGTGCCCCGCCGGCTGGTCTACTACGGCGGCGAGACCTCCGACGACAACTTCGTCTTCGACTCCTCGAACGGCTGCGCGAGCGGCGGCACGCTCGCCGAGGCCATACTGTTCGGGCTGCTCGAACTCATCGAGCGCGACTCGTTCGTGCTCGGCTGGTACGGCGGCGCCACGCTGACCGAGATCGACGTCAGTACGGTGGCCGACCCCGAACTGCGCATGATGCTGGACCGGGCCGCCCTGCAGGGCTACGACGTCCACCTCTTCGACAACCGGATCGACCTGCCGGTGCCCGCTGTCACCGGCCTGGCCGTGCGCCGCGACCGCGGCCCCGGGACGCTGTCCTTCGCCGCCGCCGCGAGCCTCGACCCGCACGCGGCGGTGCGCGGGGCGGTGTCGGAGATCCTCACCTACCTGCCCGAGCTGCCCCGGCGTTTCCGGGACCGCGAGGAGGAGGTCCGCGCGATGCCGGCCGACTACTTCCGCGTCCGCCAACTGCGCGACCATCCCGCGCTGTTCTCGCTGCCGGAGATGCTCCCGCACGTCGAGCGGTACACCTCTGCCGCGCGTACGCTGCCCTTCGCCGAGGTGTACGCGGACTGGCAACGCGCCCGGCCGCGCACCACCGACGTCCGCGCCGACGTCGCCCTGGTCACCGACGCCCTCGCGGCCGCCGGACACGAGGTCGTCGTGGTCGAGCAGACCTCCCCGGAACAGCGGGGGCTGGGGGTGCACACGGTGGCCACCATCGTCCCCGGTCTGCTGCCGCTCGACTTCGGCTGGGCCCGTCAGCGCGCCCGGCACATGCCCCGCATGTTCTCCGCGTACCGCAGGGCCGGCCTGCGCGACACCGACCTGACCCCCGCCGACCTGATTCCGATACCGCACCCGTTCCCATGA
- a CDS encoding ABC transporter permease, producing the protein MTGFTPLVRANFLASSRNKAELFFTFAFPLIFIVVFGLLFGSNEADHGKTVIDYLAPGVMAWGVGNAAVFGAAYSLVKWRGTDLLRTIRRTPTSVLTVLGSRLVIVLVVAVAQAVLFLAVAMAPPFRLHASVVGLLLTVPVLVAGALAFFAIGVVLGNVCRTPDAVGALANCLMVPMAFLSGSFMPLNQSPDWLRAFSHVLPLRYMNEAVTGVLDGGPISFGPYALRLLALLVFAAVLAALAARTFRWENKS; encoded by the coding sequence AACAAGGCCGAGCTGTTCTTCACCTTCGCCTTCCCGCTGATCTTCATTGTGGTCTTCGGCCTGCTCTTCGGCTCCAACGAGGCCGACCACGGCAAGACCGTCATCGACTACCTCGCACCCGGCGTGATGGCCTGGGGCGTCGGCAACGCCGCCGTGTTCGGGGCCGCCTACTCCCTGGTCAAGTGGCGTGGCACCGACCTGCTGCGGACCATCCGCCGCACCCCCACCTCGGTACTGACCGTCCTGGGCAGCCGGCTGGTGATCGTGCTCGTCGTGGCCGTCGCCCAGGCGGTGCTGTTCCTCGCGGTGGCCATGGCCCCGCCGTTCCGGTTGCACGCCTCGGTGGTCGGGCTGCTGCTCACCGTGCCGGTGCTGGTGGCCGGCGCGCTGGCGTTCTTCGCCATCGGTGTCGTCCTCGGCAACGTGTGCCGTACCCCGGACGCGGTCGGCGCGCTCGCGAACTGCCTGATGGTGCCGATGGCGTTCCTCAGCGGCTCGTTCATGCCGCTGAACCAGTCCCCCGACTGGCTGCGCGCCTTCTCCCACGTGCTGCCGCTGCGCTACATGAACGAGGCGGTGACCGGGGTCCTCGACGGTGGCCCGATCAGTTTCGGCCCGTATGCGCTGCGCCTGCTGGCGCTGCTGGTGTTCGCCGCGGTCCTGGCCGCGCTCGCGGCCAGGACGTTCCGCTGGGAGAACAAGTCATGA